The proteins below come from a single Fodinicola acaciae genomic window:
- a CDS encoding IS1380 family transposase yields the protein MKVNRVGGLVLDPARESLVSSAGGLLLRQTIRLSGVRRALSVALDPWRGRRVRHGPGKIVCDLATAVALGGDCLADVSVVRAQPGLFGPVASDPTISRLVSTLAGDVDAVLPAIRSARAQARCAVWKRRRPLAGRAGSRDGGQVIIDLDSTLVTAHSDKERACATHKRGFGFAPMCAFVDHGQYGTGESLVLQLRPGNASPWNKQDHVQALDLALAQLPEGERAQVLVRADSGACSKAFLHHITDLGLEYSIGFPAHETVKAAMEAIPPQAWRPAVDGDGQPREGAQVAELTRWMPDPTPATRPGPQQWPAGMRVIARRERPHPGAQLRLTDQDGWRITCFATNTHGPGWTLDTLEVRHRQRARCEDRIRAQKDTGMRNLPFHGYAHNQIWLEIAALAADLLAWTQTLAWDTHQPARRWEPKRLRLRILAVAGRIIHSGRRRRLRLPRNWPFNHLIDNAWKSLQPS from the coding sequence GTGAAGGTTAACAGGGTTGGCGGGTTGGTTCTGGATCCGGCTCGCGAGTCGTTGGTGTCCTCTGCTGGCGGACTGTTGTTACGGCAGACGATCCGGTTGTCAGGTGTGCGGCGAGCGTTGTCGGTAGCCCTTGATCCGTGGCGTGGTCGCCGGGTCCGCCACGGTCCGGGGAAGATCGTTTGCGACCTGGCGACCGCGGTTGCGCTCGGCGGTGACTGTTTAGCGGATGTGAGCGTGGTCCGGGCGCAACCTGGACTGTTCGGGCCGGTGGCCAGCGATCCGACGATATCGCGGCTGGTCAGCACGTTGGCTGGCGATGTTGATGCTGTCCTGCCGGCGATCCGGTCCGCGCGGGCTCAGGCGCGGTGCGCGGTCTGGAAGCGGCGCCGGCCGTTGGCCGGCCGTGCGGGTAGTCGCGACGGCGGCCAAGTCATCATCGATCTGGACTCGACATTGGTGACCGCGCACTCGGACAAAGAACGTGCCTGCGCTACCCACAAACGCGGGTTCGGATTCGCGCCGATGTGCGCGTTCGTCGACCATGGCCAGTACGGGACCGGAGAAAGCCTGGTGCTGCAACTGCGTCCTGGCAACGCTTCACCGTGGAACAAGCAGGACCATGTCCAGGCTCTGGATCTGGCGCTGGCCCAGCTGCCCGAAGGCGAGCGCGCGCAGGTGTTGGTCCGTGCCGATTCCGGCGCGTGTTCCAAGGCGTTCCTGCATCACATCACCGATCTGGGGTTGGAGTATTCGATCGGATTCCCGGCCCATGAAACGGTCAAAGCCGCGATGGAGGCTATCCCGCCGCAGGCCTGGAGACCGGCTGTTGACGGTGACGGCCAGCCGCGCGAGGGCGCGCAGGTCGCCGAGCTCACGCGATGGATGCCCGACCCGACCCCGGCAACCCGACCCGGTCCTCAACAATGGCCAGCCGGGATGCGGGTGATCGCCCGCCGGGAACGACCACACCCCGGCGCGCAACTACGCCTCACCGACCAGGACGGGTGGCGCATCACCTGCTTCGCCACCAACACCCACGGCCCCGGCTGGACACTGGACACACTGGAAGTACGCCACCGGCAACGAGCCCGTTGCGAGGACCGTATCCGCGCGCAGAAAGACACCGGCATGCGCAACCTGCCCTTCCACGGATACGCCCACAACCAGATCTGGCTGGAAATCGCCGCACTAGCGGCGGACTTGCTGGCCTGGACCCAAACCCTGGCCTGGGACACACACCAACCCGCCAGACGCTGGGAACCCAAACGCCTACGGCTACGCATCCTGGCCGTCGCCGGCCGCATCATCCACAGCGGCCGACGACGACGCCTACGACTACCCCGCAACTGGCCCTTCAACCACCTCATCGACAACGCCTGGAAATCCCTACAACCCAGCTAA
- a CDS encoding GNAT family N-acetyltransferase: protein MDLRLRPFQQRDLDMLRRFATEPGLIGLDWSGFRDAEAPARRFAEDGYLSTVDGRDARLVVETPQETSAAGFVSWRVGPVSEHHWEIGIALLPECRGQGIGWRAQAMLCDYLFHHTPAQRIQAGTHPENAAEQKALEKAGFRLEGVIRAVEFRAGQWRDGWLYSRLRDDPSPLAGAG, encoded by the coding sequence ATGGATCTTCGACTGCGACCGTTCCAACAGCGCGATCTGGACATGCTGCGCCGGTTCGCCACCGAGCCGGGCTTGATCGGCTTGGACTGGTCCGGTTTCCGGGACGCCGAAGCGCCGGCGCGGAGGTTTGCCGAGGACGGCTATCTGTCCACTGTAGACGGACGCGATGCGCGACTGGTCGTCGAGACGCCCCAGGAGACGTCCGCCGCCGGGTTCGTCAGCTGGCGGGTCGGTCCGGTCAGCGAACATCACTGGGAAATCGGCATCGCCCTGTTGCCTGAGTGCCGTGGCCAGGGCATTGGTTGGCGCGCGCAGGCGATGCTGTGCGACTACCTTTTCCACCACACGCCGGCGCAACGCATCCAGGCCGGTACGCACCCGGAGAACGCCGCCGAGCAGAAGGCGTTGGAGAAGGCCGGATTCCGGTTGGAAGGGGTGATCCGCGCGGTCGAGTTCCGCGCCGGCCAGTGGCGGGACGGCTGGCTCTACAGCCGGCTCCGCGACGATCCGTCGCCACTGGCCGGCGCCGGCTAG